A genomic window from Betta splendens chromosome 24, fBetSpl5.4, whole genome shotgun sequence includes:
- the LOC114849728 gene encoding uncharacterized protein LOC114849728 yields the protein MSELSHIQMLVFLILMLQFTVTEQLSSSVALRAGNDVTLVCDRVKDEQDECQNIQWIYIDAAHTRTDGLVRNGQIVASRSNRLRLGEKCSLVIKNVTDQDAGRYVCRRGGESDVYLSVVTLTKYKIEHRTTFYCYTSTHKDCEPSVKWLNQDKVIIGNRDLKASQTRYYAVVSFEDSQRIHSSVMNSLTCEVTDCKSNVHQFLFRPDKHVKPATTESSTSVTTVRISPTTVTEQLSSSVAVRAGDDVTLVCERVNDEQDECQNIEWFYNGAAHMRTDALVRNGQIVASRSNRLRLGDKCSLVIKNVTDQDVGRYSCRRDGDSVVYLSVVTLTDYKLQHTINAYCFVSTHKDCEPSVKWLNQDKVFIGHRDLKASQTHYYAFMSFENLQHIHSSVMNSLTCEVTDCKSNVHQFLFRPATTESSSSVTTVRNSPTTGKDTKPATTESTTAENSVPTLITEASAEKQGWWRIIIVSVGLTTLIITVVTVDIWIRTKGNKTQKNQTTVDEDEDEDEDEGDDTVKYENAGVSSASV from the exons ATGTCTGAACTCAGTCACATTCAAATGTTAGTGTTTCTGATCCTGATGCTTCAGTTCACAG TCACTGAACAACTTTCCTCCTCTGTCGCTCTAAGAGCTGGAAACGACGTCACTTTGGTTTGTGATCGTGTGAAAGATGAACAGGATGAATGTCAGAACATACAATGGATCTACATTGATGCAGCTCACACCAGAACTGATGGACTGGTTAGAAATGGACAGATTGTAGCATCCAGATCAAACAGACTGAGACTTGGAGAGAAATGTTCTCTGGTCATAAAGAACGTCACAGATCAGGATGCTGGTCGTTACGTCTGCAGACGAGGTGGAGAATCTGACGTTTATCTGTCTGTTGTTACAT TGACTAAATATAAGATAGAACATAGGACCACCTTCTACTGTTACACGTCAACACATAAAGACTGTGAACCATCAGTGAAGTGGCTGAATCAGGATAAAGTGATTATAGGTAACAGAGACCTGAAGGCATCACAGACTCGCTACTACGCTGTCGTGTCTTTTGAGGATTCTCAACGTATTCACTCATCAGTGATGAACTCGTTAACGTGTGAAGTGACTGATTGTAAAAGTAACGTTCATCAGTTTCTCTTCAGACCAG ATAAACATGTAAAACCAGCAACTACAGAATCATCTACTTCAGTAACAACAGTCAGAATCTCACCTACAACAG TCACTGAACAACTTTCCTCCTCTGTCGctgtcagagctggagacgACGTCACTTTGGTTTGTGAACGTGTGAATGATGAACAGGATGAATGTCAGAACATAGAATGGTTCTACAATGGTGCAGCTCACATGAGAACAGATGCTCTGGTTAGAAATGGACAGATTGTAGCATCCAGATCAAACAGACTGAGACTTGGAGACAAATGTTCTCTGGTCATAAAGAACGTCACAGATCAGGATGTTGGTCGTTACTCCTGCAGACGAGATGGAGACTCTGTGGTTTATCTGTCTGTTGTTACAT tgactgactaTAAGCTACAACATACGATCAACGCCTACTGTTTTGTGTCAACACATAAAGACTGTGAACCATCAGTGAAGTGGCTGAATCAGGATAAAGTGTTTATAGGTCACAGAGACCTGAAGGCATCACAGACTCACTACTACGCCTTCATGTCTTTTGAGAATCTTCAACATATTCACTCTTCAGTGATGAACTCGTTAACGTGTGAAGTGACTGATTGTAAAAGCAACGTTCATCAGTTTCTCTTCAGACCAG CAACTACAGAATCATCTTCTTCAGTAACAACAGTCAGAAACTCACCTACAACAG GTAAAGACACAAAACCAGCAACGACTGAATCAACAACTGCTGAAAACTCAGTTCCAACGTTGATCACTGAAGcttcagcagaaaaacaag GTTGGTGGAGGATCATCATCGTCTCTGTGGGTTTAACAACACTCATAATCACTGTTGTTACAGTCGACATATGGATCAGAACCAAAG
- the dnajc5ga gene encoding dnaJ (Hsp40) homolog, subfamily C, member 5 gamma a isoform X2 → MAEPNSSRPQRKMSTAGESVYKVLGLEKGASAEDIKKAYRKLALKYHPDKNPDNPEAAEKFKEINNANSILNDETKRKIYDEYGSMGLYVSEQFGEESVKYYFLMSKWWFKGLVLCCTLFTCCCCCCCCCFCCGKCKPPEDDDSYQYVDPEDLEAQIKAEQDGGR, encoded by the exons ATGGCTGAACCGAACTCCTCCCGTCCTCAGAGGAAGATGTCCACGGCTGGGGAGAGTGTGTACAAGGTGCTAGGGCTGGAAAAGGGAGCCTCAGCTGAGGACATCAAGAAAGCATACAG AAAACTCGCTCTGAAGTATCACCCTGATAAGAATCCAGACAACCCAGAGGCAGCGGAGAAGTTTAAGGAGATAAACAACGCTAACTCCATTTTAAACGATGAGACCAAGAGGAAGATCTATGACGAGTATGGCTCCATGGGCCTCTACGTGTCCGAGCAGTTCGGAGAAGAAAGCGTCAAGTACTACTTCCTCATGTCCAAATGGTGGTTTAag GGTCTGGTCCTCTGCTGCACActgttcacctgctgctgctgttgttgctgttgctgtttctgctgtgggAAGTGTAAACCACCTGAAGACGATGACTCATACCAGTATGTGGACCCTGAGGACCTGGAGGCCCAAATCAAAGCTGAGCAGGATGGAG GACGTTGA
- the dnajc5ga gene encoding dnaJ (Hsp40) homolog, subfamily C, member 5 gamma a isoform X1, with protein MAEPNSSRPQRKMSTAGESVYKVLGLEKGASAEDIKKAYRKLALKYHPDKNPDNPEAAEKFKEINNANSILNDETKRKIYDEYGSMGLYVSEQFGEESVKYYFLMSKWWFKGLVLCCTLFTCCCCCCCCCFCCGKCKPPEDDDSYQYVDPEDLEAQIKAEQDGGNTIIIIQPKSNLGPETPEGQNQPIPLPMPMSPSEPQSLTSANSPEGVNPGETVPESK; from the exons ATGGCTGAACCGAACTCCTCCCGTCCTCAGAGGAAGATGTCCACGGCTGGGGAGAGTGTGTACAAGGTGCTAGGGCTGGAAAAGGGAGCCTCAGCTGAGGACATCAAGAAAGCATACAG AAAACTCGCTCTGAAGTATCACCCTGATAAGAATCCAGACAACCCAGAGGCAGCGGAGAAGTTTAAGGAGATAAACAACGCTAACTCCATTTTAAACGATGAGACCAAGAGGAAGATCTATGACGAGTATGGCTCCATGGGCCTCTACGTGTCCGAGCAGTTCGGAGAAGAAAGCGTCAAGTACTACTTCCTCATGTCCAAATGGTGGTTTAag GGTCTGGTCCTCTGCTGCACActgttcacctgctgctgctgttgttgctgttgctgtttctgctgtgggAAGTGTAAACCACCTGAAGACGATGACTCATACCAGTATGTGGACCCTGAGGACCTGGAGGCCCAAATCAAAGCTGAGCAGGATGGAG GAAACACAATAATCATAATCCAGCCCAAATCTAATCTGGGCCCAGAAACCCCAGAGGGCCAGAATCAGCCCATCCCGTTGCCTATGCCCATGTCTCCATCTGAGCCACAGTCGCTGACATCTGCCAATTCGCCAGAGGGCGTGAACCCAGGAGAGACCGTGCCAGAGTCAAAATGA
- the cad gene encoding CAD protein: MTKTGTLVLEDGTTFKGRVFGANVSVSGEVVFQTGMVGYPEALTDPSYHCQLLTLTYPLVGNYGVPEDEEGEFGLSRWFESSKIHAAALIIGELSEEPSHWSSVKSLDQWLQEQGVPGLQGVDTRCLTKKIRESGTLLGKLLVEGTAEDTVPFMNPDRRNLVQEVSMKEPRVFNPSGSLRITALDCGIKYNQIRCLAQRGARVTVVPWDHPLSSADFDGLFISNGPGDPQLCETTISNVRGVVCVERPKPVFGICLGHQLLSLVIGAKTYKMKYGNRGHNQPCIHKGTDRCFITSQNHGFAVDPQALPPGWDVLFTNANDHSSEGIVHNTQPLFSVQFHPEHMAGPTDLVGLFDVFLDTVKEHKDGTVTKSVKQRLMDHLTFPDSLRPEDVVRPRKVLILGSGGLSIGQAGEFDYSGSQAIKALKEENIQTVLINPNIATVQTSKGLADKVYFLPITAEYVTQVIKNERPDGVLLTFGGQTALNCGVELTKQGVLDKYEVKVLGTPVASIEMTEDRKVFVEKMEEINEHVAPSEAALSVEQAVTAAERLGFPVLVRSAFALGGLGSGFANNREELTALVTSAFAHTSQVLVDKSLKGWKEIEYEVVRDAYDNCVTVCNMENIDPLGIHTGESIVVAPSQTLNDREYNMLRNTAIKVIRHLGIVGECNIQYALNPESEQYYIIEVNARLSRSSALASKATGYPLAYVAAKLGLGIPLPQLKNSVTNSTTANFEPSLDYCVVKVPRWDLSKFLRVSTKIGSSMKSVGEVMAIGRSFEEAFQKALRMVDENCVGFDHTIKPVSDKELQTPTDKRIFVLASAFRAGYTVDQLYELTKIDRWFLHKMKNIADHERRMEAYSQDESAMPPEVMLKAKQLGFSDKQIAQAVQSTELAVRKLRHDWSILPVVKQIDTVAAEWPAHTNYLYLTYHGTEDDLSFQEPHVMVIGSGVYRIGSSVEFDWCAVGCITELREMGFKTIMVNYNPETVSTDYDMCDRLYFDEISFEVVMDVYERENPEGVILSMGGQLPNNIAMSLHRQQCRILGTSPEFIDSAENRFKFSRMLDTIGISQPQWKELSDIESAVRFCETVGYPCLVRPSYVLSGAAMNVAYSDHDLEKFLSSAVAVSKEHPVVISKFIQEAKEIDVDAVACDGDVIAIAVSEHVENAGVHSGDATLVTPPQDLNQKTMERIKMIVHAIGQELQVTGPFNLQLIAKDDQLKVIECNVRVSRSFPFVSKTLGVDLVALATQAIMGEEVAPVGLMTGKGIVGVKVPQFSFSRLAGADVVLGVEMTSTGEVACFGENRYEAYLKAMLSTGFKIPKKNILLSIGSYKNKSELLPTVQALESLGYDLYASMGTADFYTEHGVKVTAVDWPFEEEDDSECPTKEKQRSIMDYLEENHFDLVINLSMRNSGGRRLSSFVTKGYRTRRMAIDYSVPLIIDIKCTKLFVQALRQIGRTPPVKTHIDSMTSQTLVRLPGLIDVHVHLREPGAVHKEDFSSGTAAALAGGVTMVCAMPNTSPAVTDPATLALVQKLAKAGCRCDYALYVGAASDNAAVLPSIAGQAAGLKMYLNDTYSNLKMDNVSLWMEHFEKWPKTMPIVAHAEKQTVAAILMVAQLYQRPVHICHVAKKEEILIIRAAKQKGIQVTCEVAPHHLFLCEDNVARIGSGRAQVRPMLGTREDMEALWENLDIVDCFATDHAPHSVEEKNSERPPPGYPGLETMLPLLLTAVSEGRLTLDDIIRRLYDNPRKIFNLPVQENTYVEVDLEQEWVIPQALQFTKSKWTPFAGVKVKGKVRRVVLRGEVAYIDGQVLVAPGYGEDVKTWSSPPTHPAEAVKESPKTPEHPRFTPPREGLIRTRAPSPRRAAGEGRFFLPPRVHRASDPGLPPEMVTLPPAGAADGYSHPPPLSRLLSPQSGSGPAPAAQLSHFQISPLLHTLLGQHILSVRQFSKEQMSHLFNVAHTLRLMVQKERSLDILKGKVMASMFYEVSTRTSSSFAAAMQRLGGSVVHFSESTSSSQKGESLADSVQTMSCYADVLVLRHPTPGAVETASRHCRKPVINAGDGVGEHPTQALLDVFTIREELGTVNGMTITMVGDLKHGRTVHSLAKLLTQYRITLRYVAPKNLHMPAEIIRYVASKGIKQEEFESIEEALPETDVLYMTRIQKERFASEEDYKACFGQFILTPHTMTVAKKKMVVMHPLPRVNEISVEVDTDPRAAYFRQAENGMYIRMALLATVLGR, from the exons ATGACGAAGACGGGGACGCTGGTGCTGGAGGACGGGACGACGTTTAAAGGGCGCGTGTTCGGGGCCAACGTGTCGGTGTCCGGTGAAGTCG TCTTTCAGACAGGCATGGTCGGGTACCCCGAGGCGCTGACCGACCCGTCCTACCACTGCCAGCTGCTGACCCTCACGTACCCCCTGGTTGGCAACTACGGGGTgccggaggacgaggagggggagTTTGGGCTGAGCAGG TGGTTCGAGTCGTCGAAGATCCACGCTGCAGCCCTGATTATCGGAGAGCTGTCGGAGGAGCCCAGTCACTGGAGCTCTGTCAAGTCCCTGGaccagtggctgcaggagcagggcGTTCCTGGACTACAAG GTGTGGACACGCGCTGCCTGACCaagaagatcagggagagcggcaccctgctgggcaagctgctggtggagggcaCGGCGGAGGACACCGTGCCCTTCATGAACCCGGACCGGAGGAACCTGGTCCAGGAGGTGTCCATGAAG GAGCCCCGAGTGTTCAACCCCAGCGGGAGCCTGCGCATCACAGCGCTGGACTGCGGCATCAAGTACAACCAGATCCGCTGCCTGGCTCAGAGGGGAGCCCGCGTGACGGTGGTGCCGTGGGACCACCCGCTGAGCAGCGCAG ACTTTGACGGGTTGTTCATCAGCAACGGCCCCGGCGACCCCCAGCTCTGTGAGACCACCATCAGCAACGTCAGGGGGGTCGTGTGCGTGGAGCGGCCCAAACCCGTGTTCGGCATCTGCCTCGGACACCAGCTGCTGTCGCTGGTCATCGGAGCAAAGACGTACAAGATGAA GTACGGAAACCGCGGTCACAACCAGCCCTGCATCCACAAAGGAACGGATCGCTGCTTCATCACCAGTCAGAACCACGGGTTTGCCGTGGACCCGCAGGCGCTGCCGCCCGGATGGGACGTGCTCTTCACCAACGCCAACGACCACAGCAGCGAAGGCATCGTGCACAACACGCAGCCGCTCTTCAG TGTTCAGTTCCACCCGGAGCACATGGCCGGTCCCACGGACCTGGTCGGCCTGTTCGACGTCTTCCTCGACACGGTGAAGGAACACAAAGACGGCACCGTCACCAAGTCCG TAAAGCAGCGTCTGATGGATCATCTCACCTTCCCTGATTCCCTGAGGCCAGAAGACGTTGTCCGGCCCAGGAAGGTTCTGATCCTGGGTTCTGGAGGACTGTCGATCGGCCAGGCTGGAGAGTTCGACTACTCTGGCTCTCAG GCCATTAAGGCTTTAAAGGAGGAGAATATCCAGACGGTGCTGATCAACCCGAACATCGCCACGGTGCAGACGTCCAAGGGCCTGGCAGACAAAGTTTACTTCCTGCCCATCACAGCGGAGTACGTCACTCAG GTGATAAAGAACGAGCGTCCGGACGGCGTGCTGCTGACCTTTGGGGGGCAGACGGCTCTGAACTGCGGCGTGGAGCTGACCAAGCAGGGCGTCCTGGACAAGTACGAGGTGAAGGTTCTGGGGACGCCGGTGGCCTCCATCGAGATGACTGAGGACAGGAAGGTCTTTGTGGAGAAAATGGAGGAGATCAACGAGCACGTGGCTCCCAGCGAAGCCGCGCTGTCTGTGGAGCAG GCGGTGACGGCTGCGGAGCGTCTCGGGTTCCCCGTTCTGGTGCGCTCGGCGTTCGCCCTCGGCGGCCTCGGCTCCGGCTTCGCCAACAACAGGGAGGAGCTGACGGCGCTGGTGACGTCAGCCTTCGCTCACACCTCCCAGGTTCTGGTGGACAAGTCCCTGAAGGGCTGGAAGGAGATCGAGTACGAGGTGGTCCGGGACGCCTACGACAACTGCGTCACG GTGTGCAACATGGAGAACATCGACCCTCTGGGGATCCACACGGGAGAATCCATCGTGGTGGCTCCCAGTCAGACGCTCAACGACCGCGAGTACAACATGCTGAGGAACACGGCCATCAAGGTCATCCGGCACCTCGGCATCGTGGGCGAGTGCAACATCCAGTACGCGCTGAACCCGGAGTCTGAGCAG TATTACATCATCGAGGTCAACGCGCGGCTCTCGCGGAGCTCGGCCCTGGCCAGTAAGGCGACCGGGTACCCTCTGGCCTACGTAGCTGCTAAACTGGGTCTGGGGATCCCGCTGCCGCAGCTCAA GAATTCTGTCACCAACTCAACCACGGCTAACTTCGAGCCCAGTTTGGATTACTGTGTGGTGAAGGTGCCTCGCTGGGACCTGAGCAAGTTCCTCAGGGTGTCCACCAAGATCGGCAGCTCCATGAAAAGCGTTG GGGAGGTGATGGCCATCGGCCGCAGCTTTGAGGAAGCCTTCCAGAAAGCTCTGAGGATGGTGGACGAGAACTGCGTCGGCTTTGACCACACCATCAAACCCGTCTCTGACAAG gagctgcagactcCCACAGACAAGCGGATCTTCGTGTTGGCTTCAGCGTTCAGAGCTGGATACACGGTGGACCAGCTGTACGAGCTCACCAAGATCGACCGCTGGTTCCTGCACAAGATGAAGAACATTGCCGACCACGAGAGACGGATGGAGGCGTACAGTCAG gatgagagcGCGATGCCTCCAGAGGTGATGCTGAAAGCCAAGCAGCTGGGCTTCTCAGACAAGCAGATCGCACAGGCTGTGCAGAG CACTGAGCTGGCAGTGAGGAAGCTGCGTCACGATTGGTCCATCCTCCCCGTGGTGAAGCAGATCGACACGGTGGCGGCCGAGTGGCCGGCTCACACCAACTACCTGTACCTGACCTACCACGGCACCGAGGACGACCTGAGCTTCCAGGAGCCACACGTCATGGTGATCGGCTCCGGCGTCTACCGCATCGGCAGCAGCGTGGAGTTCGACTGGTGCGCGGTCGGATGCATCACAGAGCTCCGGGAG ATGGGCTTTAAAACCATCATGGTGAACTACAACCCTGAGACCGTCAGCACTGACTACGACATGTGCGACCGCCTCTACTTTGATGAGATCTCCTTTGAG GTGGTGATGGACGTCTATGAGCGGGAGAATCCTGAGGGAGTGATCCTGTCGATGGGAGGCCAGCTGCCCAACAACATCGCCATGTCTCTGCACCGGCAGCAGTGCCGCATCCTGGGAACTTCCCCCGAGTTCATCGACTCTGCAGAAAACAGGTTCAAGTTCTCTCGAATGCTGGACACCATCGGCATCAGCCAGCCTCAGTGGAAGGAGCTCTCTGACATCGAG TCTGCTGTGAGGTTCTGTGAGACGGTGGGCTACCCCTGCCTCGTCCGTCCCTCCTATGTCCTCAGCGGCGCCGCCATGAACGTGGCCTACAGCGACCACGACCTGGAGAAGTTCCTGAGCAGCGCTGTAGCCGTGTCCAAGGAACACCCTGTGGTGATCTCCAAGTTCATACAGGAAGCAAAG GAGATCGACGTGGACGCGGTGGCGTGTGACGGCGACGTGATCGCCATCGCCGTGTCGGAACACGTGGAAAACGCCGGCGTTCACTCCGGCGACGCCACCTTGGTGACGCCGCCCCAGGACCTCAACCAGAAGACGATGGAGAGGATCAAGATGATCGTTCATGCCATCGgccaggagctgcaggtcacCGGACCCTTCAACCTGCAGCTCATTGCCAAG GACGATCAGCTGAAGGTCATCGAGTGCAACGTGCGAGTCTCCCGTTCGTTCCCCTTCGTATCCAAGACTCTGGGTGTGGACCTGGTGGCCCTGGCTACGCAGGCCATTAtgggggaggaggtggcgccGGTGGGCCTGATGACAGGAAAGGGGATTGTGGGAGTCAAG GTTCCGCAGTTCTCGTTCTCCCGTCTGGCCGGCGCTGACGTGGTGCTGGGGGTGGAGATGACCAGCACCGGGGAGGTGGCCTGCTTTGGAGAGAACCGCTACGAGGCGTACCTCAAAGCCATGCTGTCCACGGGCTTCAAGATCCCCAAGAAGAACATTCTGCTGTCCATCGGCAGCTACAAG AACAAGAGCGAGCTGCTGCCCACAGTGCAGGCGCTGGAGTCTCTGGGCTACGATCTGTACGCCAGCATGGGAACAGCTGATTTCTACACGGAGCACGGAGTCAAG GTGACCGCGGTCGATTGGCCgtttgaggaggaggacgacagcGAGTGTCCCACTAAAGAGAAGCAGCGCAGCATCATGGACTACCTGGAGGAAAACCACTTCGACCTGGTCATCAACCTCTCCATGAGGAACAGCGGCGGCCGCAGGCTCTCCTCCTTCGTCACCAAGGGCTACAGGACGCGACGCATGGCCATCGACTACTCTGTCCCGCTCATCATAGACATCAAATGCACCAAGCTCTTTGTTCAG GCTCTTCGTCAGATTGGCAGGACTCCACCGGTGAAAACTCACATCGACAGCATGACATCCCAGACGCTGGTCCGTCTGCCCG GTCTGATCGACGTCCACGTCCACCTGCGGGAGCCGGGCGCCGTCCATAAGGAGGACTTCTCCTCTGGGACGGCGGCGGCTCTGGCCGGAGGCGTGACCATGGTGTGTGCGATGCCCAACACCTCCCCGGCCGTCACGGATCCTGCCACTCTGGCTCTGGTGCAGAAG CTGGCTAAAGCCGGCTGCCGCTGCGACTACGCGCTGTATGTGGGCGCGGCCTCAGACAACGCTGCGGTGCTGCCGTCCATCGCCGGCCAGGCCGCCGGCCTCAAGATGTATCTGAACGACACTTACTCCAACCTCAAGATGGACAACGTCTCCCTCTGGATGGAG CACTTTGAGAAATGGCCGAAGACCATGCCGATAGTGGCTCACGCTGAGAAGCAGACGGTGGCCGCCATCCTGATGGTGGCGCAGCTTTACCAGCGGCCGGTCCACATCTGCCACGTGGCCAAGAAGGAGGAG ATCCTGATCATCCGCGCTGCCAAGCAGAAGGGCATCCAGGTGACCTGCGAGGTGGCTCCTCACCACCTCTTCCTGTGTGAAGACAACGTGGCCCGTATCGGCAGCGGGCGAGCGCAGGTCCGGCCCATGCTGGGGACTCGCGAGGACATGGAGGCTCTGTGGGAGAACCTGGACATCGTGGATTGCTTCGCCACAGACCACG CTCCTCACTCTGTAGAGGAGAAGAACAGCGAgcgtcctcctccaggataCCCCGGCCTGGAAAccatgctgccgctgctgctgacggcCGTCAGCGAGGGACGACTGACTCTGGACGATATTATCAGACGACTTTATGACAACCCACGTAAGATCTTCAACCTGCCGGTCCAGGAGAACACCTATGTGGAG GTGGACTTGGAGCAGGAGTGGGTTATTCCCCAGGCCCTGCAGTTCACCAAGTCCAAGTGGACGCCTTTCGCAGGTGTGAAGGTGAAGGGTAAAGTGCGCCGGGTGGTTCTGCGAGGAGAGGTGGCCTACATCGACGGCCAG GTGTTGGTTGCTCCAGGTTACGGTGAAGATGTGAAGACGTGGAGCTCTCCTCCCACACATCCTGCTGAGGCTGTTAAAGAAAGCCCTAAG ACTCCAGAACACCCTCGTTTCACTCCTCCCCGTGAAGGCCTGATCCGGACCCGAGCACCTAGCCCTCGCCGGGCTGCAGGGGAGGGCCGCTTCTTTCTGCCGCCTCGGGTCCACCGCGCCTCTGACCCTGGACTGCCACCAG AGATGGTGACGCTTCCCCCGGCTGGCGCTGCTGACGGGTACAGccacccccctcctctgtcCAGGCTCCTGTCCCCTCAGTCTGGATCaggtcctgctcctgctgcacagctgtcCCACTTCCAGATCTCTCCTTTACTTCACACACTCCTAGGTCAACACATCCTGTCTGTCAGACAGTTCAGCAAAGAGCAG ATGTCGCACCTTTTCAATGTTGCCCACACTCTGCGTCTGATGGTTCAAAAGGAGCGAAGCCTGGACATCCTGAAG GGGAAGGTGATGGCGTCCATGTTCTATGAGGTCAGCACTCgcaccagcagctccttcgCAGCAGCTATGCAGCGTTTGGGCGGATCAGTTGTCCACTTCAGCGAATCCACCTCGTCCTCTCAAAAAGGAGAGTCACTGGCCGACTCGGTTCAGACCATGAGCTGCTACGCTGACGTCCTGGTGCTGCGGCACCCAACACCTGGAGCTGTAGAG ACTGCATCTCGTCACTGCCGTAAGCCGGTGATCAATGCTGGGGACGGTGTGGGTGAGCATCCAACCCAGGCCCTGCTGGACGTCTTCACCATCCGAGAGGAGCTGGGGACAGTCAACGGCATGACG ATCACTATGGTTGGAGATCTGAAACACGGCCGCACAGTTCATTCCCTCGCCAAACTGCTGACTCAGTACCGCATCACCCTGCGTTACGTGGCTCCAAAGAACCTCCACATGCCCGCAGAGATTATCAGATACGTGGCCTCAAAGGGCATCAAACAG GAGGAGTTTGAGAGTATCGAGGAAGCTTTACCTGAGACGGACGTCCTCTACATGACGAGGATCCAGAAAGAGAGGTTTGCGTCTGAGGAGGACTACAAGGCT TGTTTTGGTCAGTTCATCTTGACGCCGCACACCATGACTGTTGCCAAAAAGAAAATGGTTGTGATGCATCCGCTGCCCAGAGTCAATGAGATCAG tgTGGAGGTTGACACCGACCCCAGAGCAGCGTACTTCCGTCAGGCAGAGAACGGCATGTACATCCGTATGGCTCTGCTGGCCACAGTGCTGGGCAGATAG